The following proteins are co-located in the Labrys monachus genome:
- a CDS encoding HAD-IA family hydrolase: MRPQTVIFDLDGTLVDSAADLMGTLNFILAREGAPILPVESARSLLGAGARALLERGFAMDGRAIEPLRMDVLYRDFLAYYADHLADETVPFDGVREALDLLKGRGAVLGVCTNKVTEHSVRLLDALGLSSYFSAVCGRDAFAWCKPDARHLTLSIGAAGGDEAAAIMIGDSKTDIATAINAGLPSVCVDFGYTDIPARDLGATAVISHFNELVAAIDKIAASDA, encoded by the coding sequence ATGCGGCCGCAGACGGTGATTTTCGACCTCGACGGTACCTTGGTGGACAGCGCCGCCGACCTGATGGGCACGCTCAATTTCATCCTCGCGCGCGAAGGCGCTCCCATTTTGCCGGTCGAAAGCGCGCGCAGCCTGCTGGGCGCCGGCGCCCGGGCCCTGCTCGAGCGCGGCTTCGCCATGGACGGCAGGGCGATCGAGCCTCTACGCATGGACGTGCTCTACCGCGACTTCCTCGCCTATTACGCCGACCATCTGGCCGACGAGACCGTACCGTTCGACGGCGTGCGGGAGGCGCTCGACCTCCTCAAGGGACGCGGCGCCGTGCTCGGCGTCTGCACCAACAAGGTGACGGAGCATTCCGTCCGCCTCCTCGACGCCCTCGGCCTCTCCTCCTACTTCAGCGCGGTCTGCGGACGGGACGCCTTTGCCTGGTGCAAGCCGGATGCGCGCCACCTCACTCTGTCGATCGGGGCGGCGGGCGGCGACGAGGCGGCGGCGATCATGATCGGCGATTCGAAGACGGACATCGCCACCGCCATCAATGCCGGCCTCCCCTCGGTCTGCGTCGATTTCGGCTACACCGACATCCCCGCCCGGGACCTCGGCGCGACCGCGGTGATCTCGCATTTCAACGAGCTCGTTGCCGCCATCGACAAGATTGCCGCATCGGACGCTTGA
- a CDS encoding outer membrane protein — protein sequence MKLLTATALFLLATPTAFAADLAPQPVEPAAPVELPFSWTGFYVGAHAGAVFSDAKLSSPVTGVRQGFDSTGFIGGAHLGYNEQFDNNIVVGLEGDIDYSSLSKSQYLGDGAYGKFKNDWQGSVRARLGYAFDRFLPYLTAGVAFGDQKFSVYDPGTGLGASSNKTAVGWTAGGGVEYAWDDHWSVRGEVRYTDFGKKNIDFAGTRLKGRFNDTTTTLGISYKF from the coding sequence ATGAAGCTCCTCACCGCCACCGCCCTTTTCCTGCTGGCCACTCCGACCGCCTTCGCCGCCGATCTGGCACCGCAGCCCGTCGAACCGGCAGCGCCGGTCGAACTCCCCTTCAGTTGGACCGGCTTCTATGTCGGCGCCCATGCCGGCGCGGTGTTCAGCGATGCCAAGCTCTCATCCCCGGTCACCGGCGTGCGGCAGGGCTTCGATTCCACCGGCTTCATCGGCGGCGCGCATCTCGGCTACAATGAGCAGTTCGACAACAACATCGTCGTCGGCCTCGAAGGCGATATCGACTATTCCAGCCTGTCCAAGTCCCAGTATCTGGGCGACGGCGCCTACGGCAAATTCAAGAACGACTGGCAGGGTTCGGTGCGCGCCCGCCTCGGCTATGCCTTCGACCGCTTCCTGCCTTATCTGACCGCGGGCGTCGCCTTCGGCGACCAGAAATTCTCGGTCTATGATCCGGGGACGGGTCTCGGCGCATCGTCGAACAAGACGGCGGTCGGCTGGACAGCCGGCGGCGGCGTCGAATATGCCTGGGACGATCATTGGAGCGTGCGCGGCGAGGTGCGCTATACCGACTTCGGCAAGAAGAACATCGACTTCGCCGGCACCCGCCTCAAGGGGCGGTTCAACGACACCACGACGACGCTGGGCATCAGCTACAAGTTCTGA
- a CDS encoding putative bifunctional diguanylate cyclase/phosphodiesterase, with protein sequence MMTVLGCIVYRHDLWLVAVAAMLCIAGSWVAARLFHRAATTSGLQRIGWHFLTALAAGAAIWCTHFVAMLGFEASVPVGFDPVLTIVSLLIAVLGSTVGFVIAGSRLARGTAAVGGAIVGLAIVAMHYTGMMAYRVQGIVSWDRPYLVASVILAVGFAAAALHIAMHRNGRADNLMASLLAAAILSLHFTGMAAFRVQPLLIDASFVNPQAFQALALAVAGMALLIVGAGLASYLIDGSLRAESIERLRKMAMNDSLTGLPNRVNFNGRLDQEIDQACHAGRKLALVGIDLNRFKEINDLRGHHAGDEVLRIVARRISGVLRDGEFIARVGGDEFAALHRMADPGNLAGFLARLEEALFKPVRVDDYEVIPGASFGVAIYPDDAADKATLINNADLAMYRAKSDLWRTACFYEPSMDETVRARRNLAADLREALAHHQLSIHYQVQTSVSTGQILGYEALLRWNHPQRGCITPTEFIPLAEENGLILQMGEWVLRSACATAASWEPPYKVAVNLSAVQLAHADLPLLVRQVLEETGLPPHRLELELTETTIFADKERSLHMLRQIKALGVSISLDDFGTGYSSLDTLRSFAFDKIKIDRSFISEAASNPQTAAIIRAILALGKSLGVAVLAEGIETSDQLQMLNLEGCDEGQGFLLGRPAPLSEILDSGQITLKGRSDGPGTTRKVDFGTMGRAAV encoded by the coding sequence ATGATGACCGTGCTGGGCTGCATCGTGTATCGGCATGACCTGTGGCTCGTCGCCGTCGCAGCCATGCTCTGCATCGCCGGTTCATGGGTGGCGGCCCGCCTCTTTCATCGCGCAGCCACCACCAGCGGCCTGCAGCGCATCGGCTGGCATTTCCTGACGGCGCTCGCCGCGGGCGCGGCGATCTGGTGCACCCATTTCGTGGCCATGCTGGGCTTCGAGGCGAGCGTGCCCGTCGGCTTCGATCCGGTCCTGACCATCGTTTCCCTGCTCATCGCCGTCCTCGGAAGCACGGTCGGCTTCGTCATCGCGGGAAGCCGTCTGGCGAGAGGCACGGCTGCGGTCGGCGGGGCGATCGTCGGGCTGGCAATCGTCGCCATGCACTATACCGGCATGATGGCCTACCGCGTGCAGGGCATCGTCTCATGGGACCGGCCCTATCTCGTCGCCTCCGTCATCCTCGCCGTCGGCTTCGCGGCGGCGGCCTTGCATATCGCGATGCACCGCAACGGCCGCGCCGACAACCTGATGGCGAGCCTGCTGGCGGCGGCGATCCTGTCCCTGCATTTTACCGGCATGGCCGCCTTCCGCGTCCAGCCCTTGCTGATCGACGCTTCGTTCGTCAATCCGCAGGCATTCCAGGCCCTGGCGCTCGCCGTCGCCGGCATGGCGCTCCTCATCGTCGGGGCGGGACTGGCGAGCTATCTCATCGACGGCAGCCTGCGTGCCGAATCGATCGAGCGGCTGCGCAAGATGGCCATGAACGACAGCCTGACCGGGCTGCCGAACCGGGTGAACTTCAACGGTCGACTCGACCAGGAAATCGACCAGGCCTGCCACGCCGGCCGCAAGCTCGCCTTGGTCGGCATCGACCTCAACCGCTTCAAGGAGATCAACGACCTGCGCGGCCACCATGCCGGCGACGAGGTGCTGCGGATCGTCGCGCGGCGCATCAGCGGCGTGCTGCGCGACGGCGAGTTCATCGCCAGGGTCGGCGGAGACGAATTCGCCGCCCTCCATCGCATGGCGGACCCCGGCAATCTCGCCGGCTTCCTCGCCCGCCTCGAAGAGGCCTTGTTCAAGCCGGTCCGCGTCGACGACTACGAGGTCATCCCGGGCGCGAGCTTCGGCGTCGCCATCTATCCGGACGATGCCGCCGACAAGGCGACCCTCATCAACAATGCCGACCTCGCAATGTACCGCGCCAAGTCGGACCTGTGGCGCACCGCCTGCTTCTACGAGCCGTCGATGGACGAAACGGTGCGGGCGCGCCGCAATCTTGCCGCGGACCTGCGCGAAGCGCTGGCCCATCACCAACTCAGCATCCATTATCAGGTGCAGACCTCGGTCTCGACCGGGCAGATCCTCGGCTATGAGGCGCTGCTGCGCTGGAACCACCCGCAGCGCGGCTGCATCACGCCGACCGAATTCATACCGCTCGCCGAGGAGAACGGCCTGATCCTGCAGATGGGCGAATGGGTGCTGCGGAGCGCCTGCGCCACGGCTGCGTCATGGGAGCCGCCCTACAAGGTGGCGGTCAACCTGTCGGCCGTCCAGCTCGCCCATGCCGACCTGCCGCTGCTCGTCAGGCAGGTGCTGGAAGAGACCGGCCTGCCACCGCACCGGCTGGAGCTGGAGCTGACGGAAACCACCATCTTCGCCGACAAGGAGCGCTCTCTGCATATGCTGCGGCAGATCAAGGCGCTCGGCGTCAGCATCTCCCTCGACGATTTCGGCACCGGCTATTCCTCGCTCGATACGCTGCGCTCCTTCGCCTTCGACAAGATCAAGATCGACCGCTCCTTCATCAGCGAGGCGGCGTCCAACCCGCAGACCGCCGCCATCATCCGCGCCATCCTGGCGCTCGGCAAGAGCCTGGGCGTCGCGGTCCTGGCCGAGGGGATCGAAACCTCGGACCAGCTTCAGATGCTGAACCTGGAAGGCTGCGACGAAGGCCAGGGCTTCCTGCTGGGGCGCCCGGCGCCCCTCAGCGAGATCCTCGATTCCGGCCAGATCACGCTCAAGGGGCGGAGTGACGGCCCGGGGACGACGCGCAAAGTCGATTTCGGGACGATGGGACGGGCAGCCGTGTAG
- a CDS encoding pyridoxamine 5'-phosphate oxidase family protein, translated as MTQASDLDRVWALAEKIGFCMLSTLSDGEILSRPMAAHAARDENAFYFLTDAQSDKDEEIGDNPAVGLAFADSSGQKYVSIAGRATISNDRDKIRELWSVPMKAWWTGPDDPAIRVLKVVPHSAHYWDSPGTVVSYVKMIAAGLAGTRPAIGDTGTARM; from the coding sequence ATGACACAAGCCAGCGACCTCGATCGGGTCTGGGCCCTCGCGGAGAAGATCGGCTTCTGCATGCTGAGCACGCTTTCGGACGGCGAGATCTTGTCCCGCCCGATGGCGGCCCATGCGGCCCGCGACGAGAACGCCTTCTACTTCCTGACGGACGCGCAGAGCGACAAGGACGAGGAGATCGGCGACAACCCCGCCGTGGGCTTGGCTTTCGCCGATTCGTCCGGGCAGAAATACGTCTCCATCGCCGGTCGGGCGACGATCTCGAACGACCGCGACAAGATCCGTGAATTGTGGTCCGTGCCCATGAAGGCGTGGTGGACGGGCCCTGACGATCCGGCGATCCGGGTGCTCAAGGTCGTCCCCCATTCCGCGCATTACTGGGACAGCCCCGGCACGGTGGTCAGCTATGTCAAGATGATCGCGGCCGGCCTCGCCGGCACCCGCCCCGCCATCGGCGACACCGGCACCGCCCGCATGTAG
- a CDS encoding autoinducer 2 ABC transporter substrate-binding protein produces the protein MIRLPLAIALGISLCGVAHAASTWTGGDDLPTNPLACDNTPATVAAKPYNGASVTGAPDRKGKTLTVVDVPKLIGIGYFNATSKGMADAAKELGNVNVKTDGPTKANIDDQITFIDNYITSGVDGILFAANDPVAIAPVLKKALGKGINVVGYDSDATPDARQWFVNQAQSNGIAKSLIDNMAKEVGEEAGVAIVTSTFTTPNQARWISEMGAYAAKCHPKLKFLETVEAQEDNTLSFTQATTLINKYGSDLKGIFGMTSVATPASAEAVTQAGQCGKIAVIGLATPNAMKPYVAKDCVKSVVLWNPVDLGYAATYVLRAVTDGTLKPGDTSVKAGKLGDLQVINGSEILLGAPFVFTKDNIEKFDF, from the coding sequence ATGATCAGACTGCCATTGGCGATCGCCCTGGGCATTTCGCTGTGCGGCGTGGCCCACGCCGCTTCGACCTGGACAGGCGGCGACGACCTGCCGACGAACCCGCTCGCCTGCGACAACACGCCGGCTACGGTGGCGGCCAAGCCCTATAACGGCGCGTCCGTCACCGGCGCCCCCGACCGCAAGGGCAAGACGCTCACCGTGGTCGACGTGCCCAAGCTGATCGGCATCGGCTATTTCAACGCGACGTCGAAGGGCATGGCCGACGCGGCCAAGGAACTCGGCAACGTCAACGTCAAGACCGACGGTCCGACCAAGGCCAATATCGACGACCAGATCACCTTCATCGACAATTACATCACGTCGGGCGTCGACGGCATCCTGTTCGCGGCGAACGATCCCGTCGCCATCGCGCCGGTGCTGAAGAAGGCGCTGGGGAAGGGCATCAACGTCGTGGGCTATGATTCCGACGCCACGCCCGACGCCCGCCAGTGGTTCGTCAACCAGGCGCAGAGCAACGGCATCGCCAAGTCGCTGATCGACAACATGGCCAAGGAAGTCGGCGAGGAGGCGGGCGTCGCCATCGTCACCTCCACCTTCACCACGCCGAACCAGGCGCGCTGGATCTCCGAGATGGGCGCCTATGCCGCCAAGTGCCATCCGAAGCTGAAATTCCTCGAGACGGTGGAAGCCCAGGAGGACAACACCCTGTCCTTCACCCAGGCCACGACGCTGATCAACAAATACGGCTCCGACCTCAAGGGCATCTTCGGCATGACCAGCGTCGCCACGCCGGCCTCCGCCGAGGCGGTGACGCAGGCCGGCCAGTGCGGCAAGATCGCCGTGATCGGCCTCGCCACGCCCAACGCGATGAAGCCCTATGTCGCCAAGGACTGCGTGAAGTCGGTCGTGCTCTGGAACCCGGTCGATCTTGGCTATGCCGCGACCTATGTGCTGCGCGCCGTCACTGACGGCACGCTGAAGCCCGGCGACACCTCGGTCAAGGCCGGCAAGCTCGGCGATCTCCAGGTGATCAACGGCTCCGAGATCCTGCTCGGCGCCCCCTTCGTCTTCACCAAGGACAACATCGAGAAGTTCGACTTCTGA
- a CDS encoding ABC transporter permease yields MNWRSLVRHETILALLVVVTLVLLAQRSDRFLTLDNLLNQGRLMAEVGMIALAMTFVIVTGGIDLSVGSIVGMVSIVLGVFWHDVGLALPVAIVLALLVGTLGGTVNGLIITYFKVPPLIATLATLALYRGLAEGISQARSVRGYPDWFFVFGQGQILDVPVQIWIMVVGAIVAACILGLTVFGRTTYAIGSNEIAARFSGLAVDRTKILIYSASGLCAAVAAVVFVSRVTTTRSDMGTGWELDAITAVVLGGTSIFGGRGTIVGTALGLILMQALKNGLLLAGYKGDSTIVVIGAALILTVLLSNLSHRGRET; encoded by the coding sequence ATGAACTGGCGCTCCCTTGTCCGCCACGAGACGATCCTGGCCCTGCTGGTCGTCGTCACCCTGGTGCTGCTGGCCCAGCGGTCCGATCGCTTCCTGACGCTCGACAACCTCCTCAACCAGGGCCGCCTGATGGCCGAGGTCGGCATGATCGCCCTCGCCATGACCTTCGTCATCGTCACCGGCGGCATCGACCTGTCGGTCGGCTCGATCGTCGGCATGGTGTCGATCGTGCTCGGCGTGTTCTGGCACGATGTCGGCCTGGCCCTGCCGGTGGCGATCGTGCTGGCGCTCCTCGTCGGCACCCTCGGCGGCACCGTCAACGGGCTGATCATCACCTATTTCAAGGTGCCGCCCCTGATCGCCACGCTGGCGACGCTGGCGCTCTATCGCGGCCTCGCCGAGGGCATCAGCCAGGCCCGTTCGGTGCGCGGCTATCCCGACTGGTTCTTCGTCTTCGGCCAGGGCCAGATCCTCGACGTCCCCGTCCAGATCTGGATCATGGTCGTCGGCGCCATCGTCGCGGCCTGCATTCTCGGGCTCACCGTGTTCGGCCGCACGACCTATGCCATCGGCTCGAACGAGATCGCCGCCCGCTTCTCGGGCCTTGCCGTCGACCGCACCAAGATCCTCATCTACAGCGCCTCGGGCCTGTGCGCCGCGGTCGCCGCGGTGGTGTTCGTGTCGCGGGTGACGACCACGCGCTCCGACATGGGCACGGGCTGGGAGCTCGACGCGATCACCGCCGTCGTCCTCGGCGGCACCAGCATCTTCGGCGGGCGCGGCACCATCGTCGGCACCGCCCTCGGCCTCATCCTGATGCAGGCCTTGAAGAACGGCCTGCTCCTGGCCGGCTACAAGGGCGACAGCACCATCGTGGTGATCGGCGCCGCCCTGATCCTGACCGTCCTTCTGAGCAATCTTTCGCACAGAGGCCGCGAGACCTGA
- a CDS encoding ABC transporter permease has translation MTDMTPTVRVSASRGTVTRLVQAYGQELVILAALLVLFAVVGTINPRYFSGNNLTTIFSGNAYVAVAAIGMALVIICGHIDVSVGSLIGVLATVAGTLATSHYPIWVAWLVPVLLGILINAFVGVLVAYANIPSIVVTLGMLSVLKGGLIWATNGAWITNLPPDFFIAQSRLFGVPAPIYFMVILTVIMAFWMSYSAFGRSIYAVGGNAEAARTAGIPAKPVTVAVFAIHGLFAGLATLLFATQLQVIQSTVPPNLELTVITAAVIGGVSILGGTGTVVGSTLAAILFAAISSALVFVGISAYWLRAVLGVLILITVLADMARRQRLT, from the coding sequence ATGACGGATATGACGCCCACCGTCCGCGTCAGCGCCTCGCGGGGAACGGTGACGCGCCTGGTGCAGGCCTATGGCCAGGAACTGGTCATCCTGGCCGCGCTGCTCGTGCTGTTCGCTGTCGTCGGCACCATCAACCCGCGCTATTTCTCCGGCAACAACCTCACCACGATCTTCTCGGGCAACGCCTATGTCGCCGTGGCGGCCATCGGCATGGCGCTCGTCATCATCTGCGGCCATATCGACGTGTCGGTCGGCTCGCTCATCGGGGTGCTCGCCACCGTCGCCGGCACGCTCGCCACCAGCCATTACCCGATCTGGGTGGCCTGGCTGGTGCCGGTGCTGCTCGGCATCCTCATCAACGCCTTCGTCGGCGTGCTGGTCGCCTATGCCAACATCCCCTCGATCGTGGTGACGCTCGGCATGCTGTCCGTCCTCAAGGGCGGGCTGATCTGGGCGACGAACGGGGCATGGATCACCAACCTGCCGCCCGATTTCTTCATCGCCCAGTCGCGCCTGTTCGGCGTGCCCGCGCCGATCTACTTCATGGTGATCCTCACCGTGATCATGGCGTTCTGGATGAGCTATTCGGCGTTCGGCCGCTCGATCTACGCGGTGGGCGGCAATGCCGAGGCGGCGCGCACCGCCGGCATCCCGGCCAAGCCCGTCACCGTCGCCGTCTTCGCCATCCACGGCCTCTTCGCGGGGCTGGCGACGCTGCTCTTCGCCACGCAGCTGCAGGTCATCCAGTCGACCGTGCCGCCGAACCTGGAGCTGACGGTGATCACCGCGGCGGTGATCGGCGGCGTCTCGATCCTCGGCGGCACCGGCACCGTCGTCGGCTCGACCCTCGCCGCCATCCTGTTCGCCGCCATCAGTTCCGCGCTCGTCTTCGTCGGCATCTCCGCCTACTGGCTGCGCGCCGTGCTCGGCGTCCTCATCCTGATCACGGTGCTGGCCGACATGGCCCGCCGCCAGCGTCTGACCTGA
- a CDS encoding sugar ABC transporter ATP-binding protein produces the protein MTDAGVSANVVELSGVSKSFTGVKVLKDVSFDVRPGEVHALLGENGAGKSTLIKIIAGVHSPDSGTMKVDGEEVRFRSPREARRHGVATVYQELLLFPELTVAENIFLGNAPRRGWGGLDWTAMRGKARALLDSLDSHDLDVDAKVGFLSVANRQRVEIAKALSQEAHVLIMDEPTAALAEADVRRLMSVVKKLRERGVAIIYVSHRMPEIFELADRVTVLRDGAYIGTRDIGEVTEASLVSMMVGRSIEQLFPKIEASLGEVVLELRDVSYGHKVKNISLTVRAGEIVGLAGLIGSGRTELALTVFGITPATSGDILVNGKKARIDGPRTARDLGIAYVPEDRGLQGLVRPMTIRENVSMAVLDRMSNGLTIRFGEEARRAVEAIRRLGIRARGPEQIVRQLSGGNQQKVVLAKWLEAGPRILIMDEPTRGIDVGAKAEIYALMGRLVQQGVAILMISSELPEVLGMSDRVLVINGGRIVADFDRPDATPDAVGAAMTNAQSMQGAA, from the coding sequence ATGACCGATGCAGGCGTCTCGGCCAATGTCGTCGAATTGAGCGGCGTCTCCAAGTCCTTCACCGGCGTCAAGGTGCTGAAGGATGTCAGCTTCGACGTCCGCCCCGGCGAGGTCCACGCCCTGCTGGGCGAGAACGGCGCCGGCAAGTCCACCCTCATCAAGATCATCGCCGGCGTGCATTCGCCCGACAGCGGCACGATGAAGGTCGACGGCGAGGAGGTGCGTTTCCGCTCCCCGCGCGAGGCCAGGCGCCACGGCGTCGCCACCGTCTACCAGGAATTGCTGCTGTTTCCCGAGCTCACCGTGGCCGAGAACATCTTCCTCGGCAACGCGCCCCGCCGCGGCTGGGGCGGCCTCGACTGGACCGCCATGCGCGGCAAGGCGCGCGCACTGCTCGATTCGCTCGACAGCCACGACCTCGACGTCGACGCCAAGGTCGGCTTCCTCTCGGTCGCCAACCGCCAGCGTGTCGAGATCGCCAAGGCGCTGTCGCAGGAAGCCCATGTCCTCATCATGGACGAGCCGACGGCCGCCCTCGCCGAAGCCGATGTCCGCCGCCTGATGAGTGTGGTCAAGAAGCTGCGCGAGCGCGGCGTGGCGATCATCTACGTCTCCCATCGCATGCCCGAGATCTTCGAGCTGGCCGACCGCGTCACCGTCCTGCGCGACGGCGCCTATATCGGCACACGCGACATCGGCGAGGTCACCGAGGCCTCGCTGGTGTCGATGATGGTCGGCCGCTCGATCGAGCAGCTCTTCCCGAAGATCGAGGCGAGCCTCGGCGAGGTCGTGCTGGAGCTGCGCGATGTCTCCTATGGCCACAAGGTGAAGAACATCTCGCTCACCGTGCGCGCAGGCGAGATCGTCGGCCTCGCCGGGCTGATCGGCTCGGGCCGGACGGAACTGGCGCTGACGGTGTTCGGCATCACCCCGGCGACCTCGGGCGACATCCTGGTCAACGGCAAGAAGGCACGCATCGACGGGCCGCGCACGGCGCGCGATCTCGGCATCGCCTATGTGCCCGAGGATCGCGGGCTGCAGGGCCTCGTGCGGCCGATGACCATCCGCGAGAACGTCTCGATGGCGGTGCTCGACCGCATGTCGAACGGCCTCACCATCCGCTTCGGCGAGGAAGCGCGCCGCGCCGTCGAGGCGATCCGGCGGCTCGGCATCCGGGCGCGCGGCCCCGAGCAGATCGTGCGCCAGCTCTCCGGCGGCAACCAGCAGAAGGTCGTGCTCGCCAAATGGCTGGAGGCCGGCCCGCGCATCCTGATCATGGACGAGCCGACGCGCGGCATCGATGTCGGCGCCAAGGCCGAGATCTACGCGCTGATGGGCCGGCTGGTGCAGCAGGGTGTCGCCATCCTGATGATTTCAAGCGAGCTGCCGGAGGTTCTCGGCATGAGCGACCGCGTGCTCGTCATCAATGGCGGGCGCATCGTGGCGGATTTCGATCGGCCCGATGCCACCCCCGACGCGGTCGGCGCTGCAATGACGAATGCCCAATCGATGCAGGGAGCCGCCTGA
- a CDS encoding class GN sortase translates to MIASDRLRLPLRSAGAACLGRLRLAVILLLAGAGLLLAGQGAWIHAKAFAAQILLDRAFARSVETGAVVRPWPWLDTYPVARIEVPRLAESAVALEGASGQALAFGPAHVAGTPAAGEAGTAVYAAHRDTHFAFLGAVEDGDAIAITRRDGRTVRYRATGHAIRIWNRSGIDPQAPGRHLVLATCWPFGALTHGPLRYLVFADEIGG, encoded by the coding sequence ATGATCGCCTCGGATCGTCTTCGGCTCCCGCTTCGATCCGCGGGAGCCGCCTGCCTCGGCCGCCTGCGCCTCGCCGTCATCCTGCTCCTGGCCGGCGCCGGGCTGCTGCTGGCGGGGCAGGGGGCATGGATCCACGCCAAGGCCTTCGCCGCGCAGATCCTGCTCGACCGGGCGTTTGCCCGCTCGGTCGAGACCGGCGCCGTCGTCAGGCCATGGCCCTGGCTCGACACCTATCCGGTGGCGCGCATCGAGGTACCGCGTCTGGCCGAGAGCGCCGTGGCGCTGGAAGGGGCGAGCGGCCAGGCCCTCGCTTTCGGCCCGGCCCATGTCGCCGGCACGCCGGCCGCGGGCGAGGCGGGCACGGCCGTCTACGCCGCCCATCGCGACACGCATTTCGCCTTCCTCGGCGCGGTCGAGGACGGCGACGCGATCGCGATCACCCGGCGCGACGGCAGGACCGTGCGCTACCGCGCGACGGGCCACGCCATCCGGATCTGGAACCGCTCCGGCATCGATCCGCAGGCGCCGGGCCGCCATCTGGTGCTGGCGACCTGCTGGCCGTTCGGCGCCCTGACACATGGGCCGCTGCGCTACCTCGTCTTCGCCGACGAGATCGGCGGATGA